From a region of the Cenarchaeum symbiont of Oopsacas minuta genome:
- a CDS encoding hydroxymethylglutaryl-CoA reductase gives MIAKNSAISGMHKKTHSERLEIVRKFADLNKAEVEVLHSTGGIGFTEADLMVENAIGTFALPLGIATNFIINHRDCLIPMVIEEPSVIAAASRGAKIARASGGFKAKCGPSHVIGQIQLVGIKNLELASRNVKRSTLKILRMANKQSHTLSKMNRGALKISTRQIDPPSGPMLIVEILVDAADAMGANVTNSMCEAIAPLLEKLTEGRALLRILSNYSTTRIARASAIFRKDLIGGSRIVDDMVRAFEFAQYDVNRAVTHNKGVMNAVTAISNATGQDGRALEAAAGAYAARNGRYEPFTIWSKDVKGNLNGTIEMPMQVGTIGGIAAVHPIARVCIKIARAKSARQLGCAIVSAGLAQNFSALHALVTDGIQHGHMRLHARNIAITAGVPFDKVIMVASKMVDAGNISVTNAKCIMRDISSTRNVKE, from the coding sequence TTGATTGCAAAAAACTCTGCCATTTCTGGTATGCATAAAAAGACTCATAGTGAGAGACTTGAAATTGTACGTAAATTTGCAGATTTAAACAAGGCGGAAGTTGAAGTTTTACATTCCACTGGAGGTATAGGATTTACTGAGGCGGATCTTATGGTGGAAAATGCTATAGGCACATTTGCTTTACCGTTAGGTATCGCCACTAATTTTATCATAAATCATCGTGACTGTCTAATTCCCATGGTTATAGAAGAACCATCGGTTATAGCTGCAGCTTCACGTGGAGCCAAAATTGCTCGCGCTTCCGGAGGATTCAAAGCCAAATGTGGTCCATCGCATGTGATTGGCCAGATTCAACTTGTAGGTATAAAAAATCTAGAATTAGCATCCCGTAATGTAAAACGATCGACTTTGAAGATATTGCGTATGGCCAACAAGCAAAGTCATACACTCTCAAAAATGAACCGAGGTGCTCTAAAGATCTCTACTCGTCAGATAGATCCGCCATCTGGACCCATGTTGATAGTTGAGATTCTAGTTGATGCTGCAGATGCAATGGGAGCAAACGTAACAAATTCCATGTGTGAAGCAATAGCACCGTTGCTTGAAAAATTAACGGAAGGTAGAGCATTATTGCGAATTCTTTCCAATTATTCTACCACTCGAATTGCCCGTGCAAGTGCCATATTTCGTAAAGATTTGATTGGAGGTAGTCGCATAGTAGATGACATGGTTCGTGCTTTTGAATTTGCTCAATATGATGTAAACAGAGCTGTAACTCACAACAAAGGAGTTATGAACGCCGTGACTGCTATCTCAAACGCCACTGGTCAAGATGGCCGTGCTCTAGAGGCAGCTGCTGGAGCATATGCTGCTAGGAATGGTAGATATGAGCCTTTTACTATTTGGTCGAAAGATGTCAAAGGCAATCTCAATGGTACGATAGAGATGCCCATGCAAGTTGGAACTATAGGCGGAATAGCGGCAGTTCATCCTATAGCACGTGTTTGTATAAAAATAGCTAGGGCAAAATCTGCCCGTCAACTTGGATGTGCTATAGTATCTGCAGGTCTTGCCCAAAATTTTAGCGCGTTACATGCACTAGTTACTGATGGAATACAACATGGACATATGAGATTACATGCTCGTAACATAGCTATAACTGCTGGCGTTCCTTTTGACAAAGTTATAATGGTTGCAAGTAAGATGGTGGATGCTGGAAACATTTCTGTGACCAATGCAAAATGCATTATGCGCGATATTTCGTCTACTCGCAACGTAAAAGAATAG
- a CDS encoding putative membrane protein: MLIELPSVEIILAGLVIFLLGFFTIIIYFKVKSYVNIKTMNNDPAQLERLEYYERQLIDLKIRLDTIDLENMPESEAIKSKKTTLESSETEQVKKSDENRTFLPPVVPVSKYNDVIDVILHAITDKSMTSRDIQITIGRTREHTSRLMKKLSSEGLVQRHSGTKPYVYSITKEGEKRLKMKPTLS; encoded by the coding sequence ATGTTGATAGAATTACCAAGTGTGGAGATTATTCTAGCTGGTTTAGTCATATTTTTACTGGGTTTCTTTACAATAATCATATATTTCAAGGTAAAATCATACGTAAATATCAAAACGATGAACAATGACCCTGCACAATTAGAACGGTTAGAGTACTATGAACGACAATTAATTGATCTAAAAATAAGACTCGACACGATTGATTTAGAAAATATGCCCGAATCCGAAGCAATCAAGTCCAAAAAGACAACATTAGAGTCATCAGAGACAGAACAAGTCAAAAAAAGTGATGAAAATAGAACATTTCTGCCTCCAGTTGTGCCTGTTTCCAAGTATAATGATGTGATTGATGTGATATTACATGCCATCACAGATAAATCAATGACTTCACGTGATATACAAATCACTATTGGAAGAACTCGTGAACACACATCACGCCTCATGAAAAAACTCTCATCAGAAGGTCTAGTCCAACGTCACTCTGGAACAAAGCCATATGTCTATTCAATTACTAAAGAAGGAGAAAAAAGACTAAAGATGAAACCAACTTTATCATAA